The Patescibacteria group bacterium genomic interval ATTATTTGTTTGAATTTTTAAAACAAACCGTTTTTTTATTGCTATTATTTTTGTTTTTAAATAGTTATTGGTTATTACCGGTTTTTGTCAACCATTCTAGCGTCAACAATGCTCTGTCATCTTTTGACCAGCGGGACGTCTTTGGTTTTCAGACCAATGCCGACTCTCGCTTTGGGGTTTTTGTTAACACAGCAGCGATGTATGGTTTTTGGGGTGACAGAGAGGGTCGTTATTTTTCTCAAAAAACAGTAGTCTCTTATTGGTTTGTTTTGTTTCTAGTGTTATTATTTTTTGTTTTTTGGGGCGTTGGTTTGTTGTTTTGGAAATTAATCAAGAAATATCATCAGTTCAGATTATTGACAAACCCGTCTGTTGCTCAGCTAAAAGATGAACGATTATCGGAAGATATTTGGCTTGCCCTCCCAATATTTTTTTGTGCCGTTGTCGCTTTGTTTATGGCTGTCGGCGTGGCGCATCCATTTTCTGCGCTGATTTCTCAGTGGTTATACCAAAACTTTTCTTTTTATAAAGGTTTTAGGGAGCCGCAAAAATGGGTAGTGGTCTTGATTTTAGCTTATACCTATTTTGCTTCATTTGGTGTTGATGATTTGGTAAAGAAAGCCGCCCGCGGTCTTGAGTATTTGGCCAGGAGAGCCAATCAACTAAAAACAAAGAAACCGATTTTATTTTTATTGTCAGTTTTTAGAAAAGTTTTGCCCGTGATATTTCTGATCGTTCCTTTGTTCTACAGTCCGATATTATTGCTAGGGCTTGGTCGCCAGATGTGCGTTGGTTCTTATCCGGCCAGTTGGTACGAGTCTAACGAGCTGTTAAATTCTGATCAGGAAAATTTTCAGACGCTTTTTCTGCCATGGCACATGTATCTCAATCTGTCTTTTGCTTGTAACAAGGTAGTAACAAATCCTGCCGCTGCCTTTTTTGATAAACCATTTATAGTCGGAGACAATATTGAATTTGGAAATATTTATAACCAAAATAATCGGGCTGATTCAAAATATGTCGAAGAAAACATATTGCAAAACAAAGGGCGGTTTACTCAAAAAGACGGCGGGGGTTTAGGAGAAGTGTTGAATACGATAAACGTTAAGTATGTTGTTTGGGCAAAAGAGTCGGATTTTTTTAATTATGATTTTGTTAAATTGGCGCCGGACTTAGAATTGGTTTATGATAGAGACAGGATTCAAATTTATAAAAATTTAAAATGGCAAGATGAAAAAAATAGATAAAGAAAAAATAATTTTTGGCGTCAAGCTGATAATTTTGCTGTTAGTTGTGATTTTTAGTTTGTATAAAGACATTACCATTGTTGGTTTGTTGGTTCTGGCTTTTTCGGCATATGTTATTTTGTGGCAACAAGAGATCGCTACTAGTTTTGTAGCTGGGATTTTGTTACTGATTGTCTCACAGGTTATAACCGTATTTCGTTCAGAGGTCAGTGCGCGGTCATTGGCTGGTTATGGCTTGGTATTAATTTTAGTATCTATTTTTACTTGGTTTTTTGTTTACTTCAAAGATAAGCTTAGATTTATTCTGAGAAGATTTATTTTTAGTAAGACAGAACCATTAGTTGCGGAAGGGATTGGTAATTATAAAAAAGCAGTGGCGAGGTTGAAAGATTCTAATAAAGGGACAAATATGTCTTTTACCAAACGAATACAGCAGCGGTGGTCGTTGATAATAATGCTGCTTTTGAGTATTTGGAAGGGTAGCCGATTTTTTGTAGTCAAAATCGCCGCCATGATTTTGTTGTTTCTGATTATACTGGTTATGACAAGTTGGTCGATTCTAAATACTTTTATTTTATTGGTGATGTTTATAGGAATTTTATTCAACATTGATGCCCGACCGGTTTTTCTATTAGGTATAATTTTGTTAATAGGGATACCGATATTTTTGATTTTGGGTAAAGAGGGGGTAAGCGCTGTTTTAGCAATTTACGCCTATCACGCCTTAATTATTGGTTTTATATGGGACTTGGCAGGTGCAATAAGGATCAAATATCAGGGCGCGCGACCGATCTGTGCCAGGTTTGAGTAATTGTGGATAACTGGCTTTTATTGAATTGTTGGCTTTTTCTATTTATTTTGGTATAATAATAACCAGTAAAAATATCTCTAATTTTAAACAAGTAGTTGGTTTTAAAATATTTAACTTAATATAAAGAAAAAAATAAAAAACCTTATTATGGGTCAATTATTCAAAAATTTATCTCGCAACGAAAATTTCGTTGTAAAAGGGCTTTTAATAGCAGCTTTGCTAGTTCTAGCCGCGTCTATTTCTTCGACTGTTTATTCACAAATACAAGGATATGTTGGTTATGGTTATGGCTATAATGCCTGGGGCTATGGCTATGGTTATGGATCTTCTCTTCCGTCAGCTGTTAGCGATCTTGCTTTGAGCACGACTACTAGTAGCGGCGAATTAAGAGCCAGTTGGACTGCGGTAACCACTTGTATGGATGAAACAAGTCTTGATAATTTTGCTTATTACAAGGTTTACTGGGCTACTTCGTCAACAGACGCCAATAGCACGTCCCGTTTAAGTGCGATCGTTGCTACTCAGGGTAGTGGTACGATTAATGCTACTATCAGTGGCTTAACAGCAGGAACTACTTATTATATGGCTATTTATACAGTTGATTCCATGGGAAACTGGAGCAATATTTCTAACGTTTCTTCTTTGGCAGCTGGTGCGACTAGCACTGCTGGTCAAAATGGCGGTGGCGGCGGTGGTGGATCAAGTACCACTACTAGTCCGACTACCGGTGAGTCAGTGCCTGTGGTTGTGGTTGCTCCTACCCCTGCTTTGGGAGTTGTCACCGGATTTACCACGCCAACTGTTACTGGGGTAAAGAGTGAATCTTTGAGAACTGGTAATTTCGCTTATGGCTACGCTCGCGTTGCTTCCCTGGCAGTGGAGCAGGGTCTGGCTAAATACCTAGCTACGAACCTGGAAAATAAATTCGGCAGAGCTACTTTCAACAGTTTGTTCCGCAAAGCCACAAAGACTTCTGGGCAATGGTGGTACGCTTATGTAAATGCTTATACTTATGGCGGCTACACATTAAAGGAAGTCCAACAAGGCGTGAAGTTTGGCGGTAAAACCGTTCATCCGACCATACCGGCTTCTGCTTGGAGAAATAGCGCGGATTATAAGGCTTACATCAATAAATAGAATCTAGATAGATAGAATAAAAAGACCTCGGGAAATCCGGGGTCTTTTGTATTTTAGAAATATTTAATCTTTAGAGAGTTAAAATAGCGGCATGGAAGCTAGGCGTTTTAGATTTTATTTACTGGTTATTTTATTAATAATAGCGATTGTTCGTTATTATTTATGGTTGCCGCAAAATGAGCCACGACAAGTGATTTATTACAATGGTCAAAAGCTTGATTTTAAAGCATTAGTGGTGGACGACCCCAAATACAACATTGACTCCGGTAAATTGGTCGTACAGCCAGAAAATTTGAAAGGAAAGGTTTTGGTTACAACAGAACTTTACCCTAGATATTATTATGGTGATTTATTACAGATTAGCTGTCGTCTTGTCGCGCCAAAAGCCAAGGAGGGCTTTGCTTACGATAAATATTTGGCTAAGTCCGATATTTATTCTATTTGTTATCAGCCCAAAATAAACATCGTTGCCCGTGGTCAGGGCAGCAGCATCAAGCAGGCAATTTTTGCTTTTAAACAAAAGGCAATAAGGGTAATTGATCGGCAATTGCCGTCGCCGACTTCGGCGCTACTGACCGCTATTATTTTTGGTGATACTGGTAAAATACCCGCGGCGCTGGCTGATAATTTTTCTCGAACCGGAACAACGCATATTATGGCCGTATCAGGAATGAATATTACTTTATTGGTGGCGATTATGCTTAATTTTTTGGTGGCGGTCGGTCTGCGGCGTAAAACCGCTTATTATTTTATAGTTGTATTTTTATCAACTTTTGTTTTTTTGATTGGCGCGCCGGCTTCAGCGGTACGGGCGTTGATAATGGGTATACTGTGGCTGACCGCGGCGCAAATCGGGAGAATTAACAACTCCGGTTGGGCACTTACTTTAGCCGGCGCGGTGATGCTGGCGCTTAACCCGATGTTATTATTTTACGACGCTGGTTTTCAATTATCTTTTTTATCAATGTGGGGGCTGGGTAAATTTGGTGATCTGGTAAATAGATTTTTGGAAAAAGCAAAAATACCATCGGCTTTCGCTATCCGCGAGTCTCTTGCCTCTACTATCGCCGCGCAGATTGGCACTTTACCTCTCATGGTTTATAGTTTTCACAGTATTTCTATTATTTCACTGTTAGTAAACGTTTTAGTTTTGCCAGTAATACCAGTGGTGATGATTACCGGGTTGATTTTAGTTACTCTAGGCTTGGCGATTAAGGTATCGTTAATATTTTTATCATGGTTCGTATATTTATTTTTGTACTACATGGTCGGCATAATTAATTTTTTTGGAAAAGTGGATTTTGCGGCTTTAAACATCAATATTGGCTTGTGGTCGGTCGTGGTTTACTATTTGTTGTTATTAGTAGCGCTTTATTGGAAGAAAGTAATTTTATGCTACCAAAGATTAAAAAAATAATTTTGTGGTTAGTGTTGCTCGAGATGGTTTTAGTTGTACTATTTTTTTTATCTTTTCGTTTTGGTTGGTCAAGTAAAAAAATAGAAGTGGTTTTTTGTGACGTCGGTCAAGGCGACGCAATGCTAATAAAAACTTTTACCGGTCAAGACGTTCTTATTGACGGTGGACCAGGGGATGCGGTTTTGAGCTGCCTTGGTAATCATTTGCCGTTTTATGACCGTAGTCTGGATTTGGTAATACTCACACATCCGCATCAAGACCATCTGGGTGGGCTAGTCGCAGTTTTGGATAAATATAGCGTTAATAGTATTATTGCTAGCGGTCTTGATATTGCCGTAGGTAATGCAACGGGTAAGGAACTAGGGCAAAAGATAAAGGAGAAAAATATTAAAACCACTAGTGCTGTCGCTGGTCAGGTGGTTGATTTTGGACAAGGAATAAAGATGGAAATATTATTTCCCTTAAGTAAAAAAAATGACTCCAAAAAAGATTTGAATGATATTTCTATAGTTAGCCGTCTGGTTTATAAAGATAATGAATTTTTATTTATGGGCGACGCCGGGATTGAGACGGAAGAAGTGATTTTGTTAAGCAATAAAAATGTATCAAGTGACGTTTTAAAAGTTGGTCATCATGGCAGTTTTTATTCCAGTAGTGAAAATTTTTTGCAGGCAGTTTTACCAAAAGTAGCAGTTATTTCCGTCGGTGAAAACAACAAGTTTGGTCATCCGTCTAATTTAGTCGTCAAGAGATTGGAAAGACGCGGGGTCAGGATTTTTCGTACCGACCAAGACGGCGATATTGTATTGATAAGCGATGGGGTAAAAATTTATGACAAAAATTAAAAGCGAGAAAGAAAATTAGACCATTTGTTGTCACATTAATTATATCGCCGTCAGTTTTTATTTTGTAACGATTATTCGTGTTGGTCCGTTTTTGGTGTGGTAGCAGGCGGTAATGTCCTGTCGCCTTGCCAAAAGGACGTATTTTGCTATAATAGAGCCAATAATTTTTTAA includes:
- a CDS encoding ComEC/Rec2 family competence protein; protein product: MEARRFRFYLLVILLIIAIVRYYLWLPQNEPRQVIYYNGQKLDFKALVVDDPKYNIDSGKLVVQPENLKGKVLVTTELYPRYYYGDLLQISCRLVAPKAKEGFAYDKYLAKSDIYSICYQPKINIVARGQGSSIKQAIFAFKQKAIRVIDRQLPSPTSALLTAIIFGDTGKIPAALADNFSRTGTTHIMAVSGMNITLLVAIMLNFLVAVGLRRKTAYYFIVVFLSTFVFLIGAPASAVRALIMGILWLTAAQIGRINNSGWALTLAGAVMLALNPMLLFYDAGFQLSFLSMWGLGKFGDLVNRFLEKAKIPSAFAIRESLASTIAAQIGTLPLMVYSFHSISIISLLVNVLVLPVIPVVMITGLILVTLGLAIKVSLIFLSWFVYLFLYYMVGIINFFGKVDFAALNINIGLWSVVVYYLLLLVALYWKKVILCYQRLKK
- a CDS encoding fibronectin type III domain-containing protein, producing the protein MGQLFKNLSRNENFVVKGLLIAALLVLAASISSTVYSQIQGYVGYGYGYNAWGYGYGYGSSLPSAVSDLALSTTTSSGELRASWTAVTTCMDETSLDNFAYYKVYWATSSTDANSTSRLSAIVATQGSGTINATISGLTAGTTYYMAIYTVDSMGNWSNISNVSSLAAGATSTAGQNGGGGGGGSSTTTSPTTGESVPVVVVAPTPALGVVTGFTTPTVTGVKSESLRTGNFAYGYARVASLAVEQGLAKYLATNLENKFGRATFNSLFRKATKTSGQWWYAYVNAYTYGGYTLKEVQQGVKFGGKTVHPTIPASAWRNSADYKAYINK
- a CDS encoding MBL fold metallo-hydrolase, with the translated sequence MLPKIKKIILWLVLLEMVLVVLFFLSFRFGWSSKKIEVVFCDVGQGDAMLIKTFTGQDVLIDGGPGDAVLSCLGNHLPFYDRSLDLVILTHPHQDHLGGLVAVLDKYSVNSIIASGLDIAVGNATGKELGQKIKEKNIKTTSAVAGQVVDFGQGIKMEILFPLSKKNDSKKDLNDISIVSRLVYKDNEFLFMGDAGIETEEVILLSNKNVSSDVLKVGHHGSFYSSSENFLQAVLPKVAVISVGENNKFGHPSNLVVKRLERRGVRIFRTDQDGDIVLISDGVKIYDKN